The following are from one region of the Rhodopirellula sp. P2 genome:
- a CDS encoding Uma2 family endonuclease has translation MQIPSLPNATANAALPLSVADTLTDLGGISSDRLRVVEASRPATAEDLAILHAQGVMCELVDGQLVEKQMGFRESLLAAVLIEFLSAFARQHKLGMVSGADGFVTLFPDLIRGPDVAFLSWDRLPGGRLPEEAFPRMVPDLVVEVLRPGNTRAEMARKRREYFHAGIRLVWTVDPIRRSVAIFTSATQSSVRGETESLDGGEVLPGLKINLAEVFAVLDGSDVGENPVVENG, from the coding sequence ATGCAAATCCCCAGTCTTCCCAACGCCACCGCCAATGCGGCTTTGCCTCTCAGTGTCGCTGACACGCTGACGGACCTGGGAGGCATTTCGTCCGATCGATTGCGGGTGGTTGAAGCCTCCAGGCCCGCCACAGCAGAGGATCTTGCCATCCTTCATGCTCAGGGCGTGATGTGCGAACTCGTCGATGGCCAATTGGTGGAGAAGCAGATGGGGTTTAGAGAATCACTGCTGGCGGCTGTGTTGATCGAATTCTTGAGTGCATTTGCGAGGCAACACAAGCTGGGCATGGTCTCGGGAGCGGATGGTTTTGTAACCCTCTTTCCCGATCTGATCCGCGGTCCCGACGTGGCTTTTTTGTCCTGGGACCGGCTGCCGGGCGGACGATTGCCGGAGGAGGCCTTTCCTCGAATGGTTCCTGATTTGGTGGTGGAGGTACTCCGTCCAGGGAACACTCGCGCGGAGATGGCTCGCAAACGTCGCGAATATTTTCACGCTGGCATCCGGTTGGTTTGGACGGTGGATCCCATTCGAAGGTCCGTTGCCATCTTCACTTCGGCGACGCAGTCTTCGGTGCGTGGCGAAACGGAATCACTCGATGGTGGTGAGGTTCTGCCCGGACTGAAGATCAACTTGGCGGAAGTGTTCGCCGTTCTGGACGGTTCGGATGTGGGCGAGAATCCTGTCGTCGAAAACGGTTGA
- a CDS encoding response regulator transcription factor — MPRILIAEDDRHTRAALEELLGAEGYDVATVGDGLSASKMIESKKFDLVCLDVMMPMKSGYDVCRLLRANDKRTPIIFITAKGEEIDKVVGFELGADDYISKPFGSHEVIARVKAVLRRCQPEPSQTPSAKDPTTHVAFNMDDLQVTPSKLRATRGETTIELTARELQILILLHDADGDVVHRQTLFQECWGPGRVPNSRTIDQTVSQLRKRIEIDPKHPRIIQTVYGIGYRCECEPHS; from the coding sequence ATGCCCCGGATCTTGATCGCCGAAGATGACCGACACACTCGTGCTGCCCTGGAGGAATTACTGGGCGCCGAAGGCTACGACGTGGCGACAGTCGGCGATGGCCTATCCGCGTCGAAAATGATCGAATCCAAGAAGTTCGACTTGGTATGTCTGGATGTGATGATGCCGATGAAAAGCGGCTATGACGTTTGTCGACTTTTGCGTGCGAACGACAAACGAACGCCCATCATTTTCATCACCGCCAAAGGGGAAGAGATCGACAAAGTGGTCGGTTTTGAACTGGGAGCGGACGACTACATCAGCAAACCGTTTGGATCCCACGAAGTCATCGCCCGCGTCAAAGCCGTTCTGCGACGTTGCCAACCGGAACCCAGCCAAACACCAAGTGCGAAAGACCCGACCACGCACGTCGCGTTCAACATGGACGACTTGCAGGTCACACCATCAAAACTGCGAGCCACTCGTGGCGAGACGACAATCGAACTCACCGCTCGTGAACTTCAGATCTTGATCTTGCTGCATGATGCCGACGGGGACGTGGTGCATCGCCAAACGCTGTTTCAAGAATGCTGGGGCCCAGGCCGAGTCCCCAACAGCCGAACGATCGACCAAACCGTCAGCCAACTCCGCAAGCGAATTGAGATCGACCCCAAGCACCCCCGCATCATCCAAACGGTCTACGGCATCGGCTACCGATGCGAATGCGAACCTCACTCATGA
- a CDS encoding sensor histidine kinase — protein sequence MPLRHVLALLLLIVSPLILIGWFGTATLARQQQQQREQLQQLFAGRLQDLSSNLRPIAQRYESELGDQLRKAERDLNRLAELRRSTPIARSVLLVDRDGRLIYPRKPVIDATSETLWYAALSELARGRPIGEQKEALGLDSDSRSSSSIKGVIPQTRILQVSKTPSSNDPLNNDTRWQSWFHEDGLQLVLWLPRSDQTATGVVLERGRWMADLVEALPATSADESGRYELRDSTDRTVYRWGDSNETIDPIQPLATIRMEAPWNGWRLIYTPSTDASPGWLADGTIPLLATLLALATTLLLLGAYVMTTIRRQMALAQQRVSFASHVSHELRTPLTNIRLYAELAKRDLDSESTSSSNEPNQRRLRERLEVIEEESQRLSRLVTGVLDMVSGKGKLCPTLEVPDQIIRRVVESFAPAFESLEMKTELKLNANDAIPIDTDVTELVLVNLLSNVEKYAASGKRVTLTSSQTPSLITIDVVDQGPGITKSEAKRIFEPFERLDDSLSAPAGTGLGLAIARNAARRHGGDLTWIPSEPGSHFRFTLQPLDATSNRVSSPPTEPSCPGS from the coding sequence TTGCCTCTGCGTCACGTCCTCGCGCTGCTGTTGCTGATCGTTTCCCCGCTGATCCTGATCGGTTGGTTCGGAACCGCCACGCTCGCGCGGCAACAACAGCAGCAACGGGAACAGTTGCAACAACTCTTCGCCGGGCGACTGCAGGACTTGAGTTCCAACTTGCGTCCCATCGCCCAGCGATATGAATCCGAACTTGGCGACCAACTTCGCAAGGCCGAGCGTGACTTGAATCGCCTAGCGGAACTTCGCCGTTCAACGCCCATTGCTCGATCGGTCTTGCTGGTCGATCGCGATGGACGATTGATCTACCCCCGCAAACCTGTCATCGATGCTACATCGGAAACGTTGTGGTATGCCGCTCTGAGCGAACTGGCTCGTGGACGACCGATCGGAGAACAGAAGGAAGCTCTTGGTCTCGATAGCGACTCCCGATCATCGTCCTCGATCAAAGGAGTCATTCCCCAAACACGGATCCTGCAGGTTTCAAAGACACCATCATCAAACGATCCATTGAACAATGACACTCGCTGGCAAAGCTGGTTCCACGAAGACGGCTTGCAATTGGTGCTGTGGTTGCCACGATCCGACCAAACCGCGACGGGGGTCGTTCTGGAACGGGGACGCTGGATGGCCGACTTAGTCGAAGCCTTGCCCGCAACATCCGCCGATGAAAGCGGGCGTTACGAACTGCGTGACAGCACCGACCGAACGGTGTACCGCTGGGGCGACTCCAACGAAACAATCGACCCGATCCAACCGCTTGCCACCATTCGGATGGAAGCTCCGTGGAACGGATGGCGGTTGATCTACACGCCGTCCACCGACGCGTCCCCGGGTTGGTTGGCGGACGGAACCATCCCCCTGCTGGCAACTTTGTTGGCTCTCGCCACCACGCTGTTGTTGCTGGGAGCGTATGTGATGACGACGATCCGGCGTCAAATGGCGCTGGCTCAACAACGCGTCAGTTTCGCCAGCCATGTGTCGCACGAATTGCGAACTCCGTTGACCAACATTCGTCTGTACGCGGAACTCGCCAAACGCGACCTCGATTCGGAATCGACTTCATCCTCAAATGAGCCCAATCAACGACGACTGCGGGAACGCCTGGAGGTGATCGAGGAGGAGAGCCAGCGTCTTTCTCGCTTGGTCACGGGGGTCCTCGACATGGTTTCAGGGAAAGGCAAACTGTGTCCAACACTCGAAGTCCCCGACCAAATCATTCGCCGAGTCGTGGAAAGTTTTGCTCCCGCTTTCGAAAGTCTCGAAATGAAAACGGAACTGAAGCTGAATGCCAACGACGCGATTCCGATCGACACCGATGTGACTGAATTGGTCCTGGTGAACTTGCTCAGCAACGTCGAAAAATACGCGGCCTCCGGAAAGCGAGTGACGCTCACTAGTTCTCAAACACCGTCCCTGATCACCATCGACGTGGTCGATCAAGGTCCGGGGATCACCAAGTCGGAAGCGAAACGAATCTTTGAACCCTTCGAACGGCTCGACGATTCTTTGTCCGCACCTGCAGGAACAGGCCTCGGACTGGCGATCGCCCGCAACGCGGCACGACGGCACGGTGGCGACCTGACCTGGATCCCCTCCGAGCCAGGGTCGCATTTTCGCTTCACGCTGCAACCACTGGATGCAACTTCCAATCGCGTCTCGTCACCCCCAACCGAACCATCATGCCCCGGATCTTGA
- a CDS encoding vWA domain-containing protein has product MRFSLLMLLVAAMTASPLHQASAEQVKLDVRLVHPVMKAGEKQTNHLRIALTGFELKSTEERPPVNVCLVLDHSGSMSGQKLTRAKEAAEAAIDRLSNDDIVSVVLYDSNVTVLVPATKATDRESIKQKIRGIKAGSSTALFAGVSKGAAEVRKFLADEQVNRVILLSDGLANVGPQSPQELEGLGRSLMKEAISVSTLGLGSGYNEDLMVALASVGGGNHAFIEDADSLVSVFNQEFDGLLSVVANEFEIVVKLDESVRPVRMIGSEGDIEGQTIRIPLAQLYANQERYFIVETEVSSGTEDSTRDLAEVTVQYRNLQTETKEKLTSSIQVRFSDEEKIVEEAKDMEVYAYCSLQITTERNREATALRDAGQVKEAQSLLNQNATSLNKLYFECEAKGVTSVLPELKLAEESNEMQAEAIVDRSKWNSTRKSMRQLQNAVQNQQTYSVDVPSLSPSQSSAPRR; this is encoded by the coding sequence ATGCGTTTCTCATTGTTGATGTTACTTGTTGCCGCCATGACGGCCTCACCGCTTCACCAAGCGAGTGCCGAACAAGTCAAATTGGATGTCCGCTTGGTTCACCCGGTCATGAAAGCGGGTGAGAAGCAAACCAATCACTTGCGAATCGCGCTGACTGGTTTTGAACTGAAATCCACTGAAGAGCGACCACCCGTCAACGTCTGCTTGGTGCTCGATCACAGCGGCTCGATGAGCGGGCAAAAACTCACGCGTGCCAAAGAAGCGGCCGAAGCGGCGATCGATCGGCTGAGCAATGACGACATCGTTTCGGTCGTTCTGTATGACAGCAATGTCACCGTCTTGGTCCCCGCCACCAAAGCCACCGACCGCGAATCGATCAAACAAAAAATTCGCGGTATCAAAGCCGGCAGTTCCACCGCCTTGTTCGCCGGAGTCAGCAAGGGTGCCGCGGAAGTTCGCAAGTTTTTGGCTGACGAACAAGTCAACCGAGTCATCCTGCTTTCGGATGGTTTGGCCAACGTGGGTCCACAAAGCCCACAAGAGTTGGAAGGGTTGGGACGTTCGTTGATGAAGGAAGCGATCAGCGTCAGCACACTCGGACTGGGGTCAGGTTACAACGAAGACTTGATGGTCGCATTGGCCTCGGTGGGCGGTGGCAACCACGCCTTTATCGAGGACGCGGACAGCTTGGTGTCGGTCTTCAACCAAGAATTCGATGGTTTGCTCAGCGTCGTTGCGAACGAATTCGAAATCGTGGTCAAACTGGATGAGTCTGTGCGTCCCGTTCGAATGATCGGCAGCGAAGGCGACATCGAAGGACAAACGATTCGCATTCCGCTCGCTCAGCTCTACGCCAATCAAGAACGTTACTTCATCGTCGAAACCGAGGTTTCATCCGGCACTGAAGATTCCACCCGAGACCTGGCCGAAGTCACCGTGCAGTATCGCAACCTGCAAACCGAAACCAAAGAGAAACTGACCAGCAGCATCCAGGTTCGCTTCAGTGACGAAGAAAAGATCGTCGAAGAAGCCAAGGACATGGAGGTTTACGCCTACTGCAGCTTGCAAATCACCACCGAACGCAACCGCGAGGCGACCGCACTGCGGGATGCGGGCCAAGTCAAGGAAGCACAATCGCTGCTGAATCAAAACGCGACCTCTCTCAACAAGCTGTACTTTGAGTGTGAAGCCAAGGGCGTCACCAGTGTTCTTCCTGAACTGAAATTGGCCGAAGAAAGCAACGAGATGCAAGCCGAAGCGATTGTCGATCGTTCCAAGTGGAATTCAACTCGCAAGAGTATGCGGCAGTTGCAAAATGCGGTCCAAAATCAACAAACCTATTCGGTGGACGTCCCCAGTCTTTCGCCTTCTCAATCCTCCGCCCCTCGTCGGTAA